In the genome of Candidatus Methylomirabilota bacterium, the window GATCTGCGCGGTCGCGGTCGCGCACCTGCTTGCCGGCAAGCAGCCGCCGGCCCTGCCCCCCGGCAACACCTGCTACAGCTGGGTCAACGACCGGGAGGCGATCGCCGTCGTCAACGCCTACAAGATCGACGGCGGCAAGGTCGTCCAGATCGAGCAGAAGCTCACCCCGGGCCAGTCCGTCGCCGTCGCCCAGAACTCGGTGGGCTGGGCGGCCAGCATCTGGAACGACATCCTCGGCTGAGAGCGAAAGGAGACGACGATGCGGATCGCGCTCACCCTGGTGTTCATCCTCGCCGTCGCCGGCGCCGCCGGGGCCGGGCCGCTCGACGCGCCCGGCGCCGCCAAGGCGCTGAACTGCGCCGCCTGCCATGGGGCCGGCGGCCAGAGTCCGTCCGACACCATGCCGATCCTGGCCGGGCTGTGGCCGGAGTACTTCAAGAAGGCGATCCAGGATTACGCCGCCGGCCGGCGGCCCTCACCGGAGATGGAGCCCTACGCCAAGCAGGTGCTGGAACTGGGCCTGGACGACGTCGCCGCGTACTTCGCGAGCCAGCAGCGCGCGGCCACGAAGGTCAAGGTGAATGCGGCGGCGGTGGAGCGGGGGCGCGCGGCGGCCCAGCAGTGCGCCGTCTGCCACGGCCCCGAGGGCAAGGGCGATCGGGCCAAGCTCATCCCCGACATCACGGGCCAGCCGCCCGGCTATCTCAGAACCCAGATGCTGCTCTTCAAGGAGGACCGGCGCAGCCCCGGCGACGAGCGCCTCAAGGCGTTGAAGGCGCTCATGAAGACGATCCCCGACGAGACGTTCGCCGACCTCGCCGCGTACTTCAGCAGCCAGCGGTAGGTGCGTGTCGGAGAAACCTGTGTCCTGGCCACGCGATCGGGGATTGCCGCTGCCGGCGGGGCCGACGCGGCGCGCGGCAGGGCTCGCGGGACCACGCGGCACGCGTCCGTCGGCCCCGGCGCCGCGTGCTGGCAGGCCCTTAATATGACTTCGAGGACGGGACCCTAGCGTGACGCTGGTCTTCGCCGTCACGCTGGTGGGGCTCGGCGTGCTGGGCGCCTTCATCGCCGGCCTGCTCGGTGTGGGCGGTGCCCTGGTGATGATCCCGCTCCTGCTGTACGTGCCGCCGCTGCTCGGCGTCGGCGCCCTCGACGTCAAGGCGGTCGCCGCGGTGACGATGGCCCAGGTCTTCGTCGCCGCGCTCTCGGGAGTGATCGCGCACC includes:
- a CDS encoding c-type cytochrome — translated: MRIALTLVFILAVAGAAGAGPLDAPGAAKALNCAACHGAGGQSPSDTMPILAGLWPEYFKKAIQDYAAGRRPSPEMEPYAKQVLELGLDDVAAYFASQQRAATKVKVNAAAVERGRAAAQQCAVCHGPEGKGDRAKLIPDITGQPPGYLRTQMLLFKEDRRSPGDERLKALKALMKTIPDETFADLAAYFSSQR